One window from the genome of Salisaeta longa DSM 21114 encodes:
- a CDS encoding ATP-binding protein: MRVSMEYHDLEIALEDMRRVTGTIEAEAPLPPDSHAFHYARLVLHEWIANLMQHAHFPSHPPHLCLRAKADARHFFCALTDNSQGFDLQTHLQRQRQMAPTLPDRGMGLLIIDACTTLCDYRSTPEGYYRFVFSITADHEPWLSTLY, encoded by the coding sequence ATGCGTGTTTCTATGGAGTATCACGATTTGGAGATAGCCCTTGAGGATATGCGGCGCGTAACGGGCACCATAGAAGCAGAGGCCCCGCTGCCGCCCGATTCGCATGCCTTTCACTATGCCCGCCTCGTGCTGCATGAGTGGATTGCCAACCTCATGCAGCATGCGCACTTCCCGTCGCACCCTCCGCACCTTTGTTTGCGGGCAAAAGCCGATGCGCGGCACTTTTTTTGTGCTTTGACAGACAACTCGCAAGGATTTGACTTGCAGACCCACCTGCAGCGCCAGCGCCAGATGGCTCCCACCCTTCCCGACCGCGGGATGGGGCTGCTCATCATTGATGCCTGCACCACACTCTGCGACTACCGGTCCACGCCCGAGGGCTATTATCGCTTTGTCTTTTCTATTACGGCAGATCATGAGCCATGGCTGAGCACACTATACTAA
- a CDS encoding N-acyl amino acid synthase FeeM domain-containing protein — translation MRSDTTARRATTAKDRAHALDVLRATYAQEKQWVAAAEDLFPAADLNNPDIMWAVATVDGMPAGVLRVHYAPPLMQYAQYNLTMKDGAEALDVEAFIREHRIAEIGRFAVRPRYRRRIRVVFKLMQIAACDTLQRGFSHYVTDVFEGEEHSPYNFHTRVLGFRPIATHAAGEMDTLHRRITLVLDIQEAFERLRASKNRLYTLLVEGLDADSAVLQISS, via the coding sequence ATGCGATCCGATACCACCGCACGCCGCGCCACAACCGCCAAAGACCGTGCCCACGCGCTGGATGTACTGCGCGCAACCTATGCCCAGGAGAAGCAGTGGGTTGCGGCTGCTGAAGATTTGTTTCCAGCGGCCGACTTGAACAATCCGGACATTATGTGGGCCGTGGCTACGGTAGACGGCATGCCCGCAGGGGTTTTGCGTGTGCACTACGCGCCCCCGCTCATGCAGTATGCGCAGTACAATTTAACCATGAAAGACGGGGCCGAAGCGCTCGATGTGGAAGCGTTTATCCGCGAGCACCGGATCGCCGAGATTGGGCGCTTTGCGGTGCGTCCGCGCTACCGTCGGCGGATTCGCGTCGTGTTCAAGTTGATGCAGATCGCAGCATGCGACACGCTGCAGCGAGGATTTTCGCATTACGTTACAGATGTGTTTGAGGGGGAAGAGCACAGTCCGTACAACTTCCACACCCGTGTGCTGGGGTTTCGTCCCATTGCCACGCACGCGGCCGGCGAAATGGATACCCTGCACCGGCGCATCACGCTGGTCCTTGACATCCAGGAGGCCTTCGAGCGGCTACGTGCGTCTAAGAATCGATTGTATACCCTTTTGGTAGAAGGACTTGATGCCGACAGCGCCGTGCTGCAGATCTCCTCATAG
- a CDS encoding STAS domain-containing protein yields MDRLLIECAPPMAFNVDHVSSDTVVVHMGETLDFRNAPEFKDTFQSYVEDGVRQFILDFSKTEVLDSTGLGSIFSLYREISPEEGHVVFADVSESVQVVVQLTRTYKVFQQFDTVREARQAVA; encoded by the coding sequence ATGGATCGTTTGTTGATTGAATGCGCTCCCCCCATGGCTTTCAATGTAGACCACGTTTCGTCCGATACGGTTGTTGTGCATATGGGCGAAACGCTAGACTTTCGTAACGCTCCCGAGTTTAAGGACACCTTTCAGTCGTACGTTGAAGACGGCGTTCGGCAGTTTATCCTGGACTTTTCGAAAACCGAGGTGCTTGATTCTACCGGGCTGGGTTCAATTTTCTCACTGTACCGGGAAATCTCGCCGGAGGAGGGACACGTCGTTTTTGCAGATGTCTCGGAATCGGTACAAGTCGTCGTCCAGCTAACCCGTACCTATAAAGTGTTTCAGCAATTTGATACCGTACGGGAGGCACGCCAAGCTGTCGCTTAG
- a CDS encoding HU family DNA-binding protein, whose amino-acid sequence MPSAEEIIEALSRVTRRELVEGRSVYFPKLGLLEVTHHASEIKKDEDGRPYMAPPRDEVVFTPDP is encoded by the coding sequence ATGCCTTCGGCAGAAGAAATTATCGAAGCGCTCTCACGCGTCACCCGGCGCGAGCTGGTTGAAGGGCGCTCCGTGTACTTTCCCAAGCTTGGCCTGTTGGAAGTTACGCATCATGCCAGCGAAATCAAGAAGGATGAGGACGGCCGGCCGTACATGGCGCCGCCCCGCGACGAGGTCGTCTTTACGCCCGATCCGTAG
- a CDS encoding galactose-1-phosphate uridylyltransferase, translating to MAASHVLRQDPITKRWVACAPRRSARPKQTTFAEDEPSNAAEGPVEGCPFCVGHEAQLPQVIAQRAHPGDGPWATRTVPNKFPAFVPDASDPPAPNGFAARGGRGRQEVIIETPHHHQALATLPIAHVEAVVATYVARLRSVRASTDFVPFLFRNYGGAAGASLAHPHSQLIATALRPPQVEREEAMAGRHHRTIGECPYCAMLTSAYASEARVVYTNDKMAVFVPYAAHTPALLWIVPRTHQSVAHQMDTATQLALADALQRSLQALRRAFGAPAYNFYLRSALDGMARPHLHWSLRIVPRLSVNAGFERATGVHINPSVPEDDAAALRQAIA from the coding sequence ATGGCCGCTTCGCACGTCCTTCGGCAAGACCCAATCACCAAACGGTGGGTGGCTTGCGCGCCCCGCCGCAGCGCGCGCCCCAAACAGACGACCTTCGCGGAAGACGAGCCGTCGAATGCAGCCGAGGGGCCGGTGGAAGGCTGTCCGTTTTGCGTGGGACACGAAGCGCAGTTGCCGCAGGTGATTGCCCAGCGGGCCCATCCGGGGGACGGGCCGTGGGCCACGCGCACGGTGCCCAACAAATTTCCGGCGTTTGTGCCCGATGCTTCCGATCCGCCGGCGCCCAACGGGTTTGCGGCGCGGGGCGGGCGCGGGCGCCAGGAGGTCATCATCGAGACGCCGCACCACCATCAGGCGCTGGCCACCCTGCCGATCGCTCACGTTGAGGCGGTGGTGGCAACCTACGTGGCACGCCTTCGCTCCGTGCGGGCGTCAACCGACTTCGTGCCGTTTCTTTTCCGCAACTACGGCGGCGCAGCCGGGGCTTCGCTTGCGCATCCGCACAGCCAGCTCATTGCCACGGCGCTGCGCCCGCCGCAGGTAGAGCGGGAGGAGGCGATGGCCGGGCGGCACCACCGCACCATCGGCGAGTGTCCGTACTGTGCGATGCTCACAAGTGCGTATGCGTCCGAAGCACGCGTGGTGTACACCAACGACAAGATGGCGGTGTTCGTCCCCTACGCGGCCCACACCCCGGCCTTACTGTGGATTGTGCCGCGCACGCATCAGTCTGTTGCCCACCAGATGGACACGGCGACGCAATTGGCCCTTGCCGATGCCCTACAGCGTAGCCTGCAGGCGCTGCGCCGGGCGTTCGGCGCGCCTGCGTACAATTTTTATCTCCGCTCGGCTTTAGATGGAATGGCCCGTCCTCATCTGCACTGGAGCCTGCGCATTGTGCCGCGCCTGTCGGTGAACGCGGGCTTCGAGCGGGCCACGGGCGTGCACATCAACCCGTCGGTGCCCGAGGATGACGCTGCGGCCCTCCGCCAAGCCATTGCGTGA
- a CDS encoding metal ABC transporter substrate-binding protein, producing the protein MSFARLLIIVGVVWVLSGCESPDTARPVRVVASTPTAAALLQPLLPDTVAVLMPAGASPHTYAPRPSDARRAEQALVVHLADALDGWATDLSAAAHLALFPLVPDTLQLRAPTAVAHEAAHRAAKDPHFWTDPRAVAALIAPLADTLCAHGVAPCGPLQQRAAQWQARLDTLHRTWQTALAPVAGQPVLLTRPFFRYFLNRYRIPLAGIVTLRHGVGASPKHLQQLIARAKQLRPCVLFGLPEPPPGAARAVLAAASCQWVRLDPLTGGHERSTYAQLMQHNVQQVRAALGAARRP; encoded by the coding sequence ATGTCTTTTGCTCGTCTGCTAATTATTGTCGGGGTGGTTTGGGTGCTTAGCGGATGTGAGAGTCCGGACACTGCTCGTCCGGTGCGGGTCGTGGCCAGCACCCCCACGGCGGCCGCGCTGCTCCAGCCGCTGCTGCCCGACACGGTGGCCGTGCTGATGCCCGCCGGCGCCTCGCCGCACACCTATGCGCCCCGCCCCTCGGATGCGCGCCGGGCCGAGCAGGCGCTGGTGGTGCACCTTGCCGATGCGTTGGACGGATGGGCCACGGACCTCTCGGCCGCGGCGCACCTTGCGTTGTTTCCGCTGGTGCCAGATACCCTGCAGCTGCGGGCCCCCACAGCTGTGGCCCACGAGGCCGCCCACCGTGCAGCAAAAGACCCCCACTTTTGGACCGACCCCCGCGCGGTGGCCGCGCTCATCGCACCGTTGGCCGATACCCTGTGCGCACACGGCGTAGCTCCGTGCGGCCCCCTCCAACAGCGTGCCGCCCAATGGCAGGCGCGCCTCGACACGTTGCACCGCACCTGGCAAACCGCACTGGCACCCGTAGCTGGGCAGCCGGTGTTGCTAACCCGCCCGTTCTTTCGTTATTTTCTGAACCGATACCGCATTCCGCTGGCCGGGATCGTTACCCTCCGGCACGGCGTAGGCGCTTCGCCCAAGCACCTGCAACAACTGATTGCGCGTGCCAAGCAGCTGCGCCCGTGCGTGCTGTTCGGCCTGCCCGAGCCGCCGCCCGGTGCGGCGCGCGCTGTGCTTGCGGCGGCGTCCTGCCAATGGGTGCGCCTCGATCCGTTAACGGGCGGACACGAGCGGTCCACGTATGCACAGCTGATGCAGCACAACGTGCAACAAGTGCGTGCGGCTCTCGGTGCGGCCCGTCGCCCTTAA
- the thiD gene encoding bifunctional hydroxymethylpyrimidine kinase/phosphomethylpyrimidine kinase, whose product MKPVALSIAGSDSGGGAGIQADLKAMEANGVFGTSALTAVTAQNTHAVEMAFDLPLRIIRAQIDAVASDFPVAAAKTGMLSSAAIIETVSDCIATHELTPLVVDPVMISKSGYKLLADDAIDTLIERLIPLATVITPNLHEARHLLQMDVQTLDDARAAAKALHELGAKAVLVKGGHLSDSDEAVDVLYDGRSLHTFSAPRIDTPHTHGTGCTYASAIAAQLAHGRSLTDAVERAKQYVTRAIEQALPLGSGHGPTNHFPTLDTPATTPSAAS is encoded by the coding sequence ATGAAACCCGTAGCCCTTAGCATTGCCGGAAGCGACTCCGGCGGCGGCGCCGGCATCCAAGCCGACCTCAAAGCCATGGAGGCCAACGGCGTCTTTGGCACCAGCGCCCTAACCGCCGTCACAGCGCAGAACACGCACGCTGTGGAGATGGCGTTCGACCTGCCCCTGCGCATCATCCGTGCGCAGATTGACGCGGTAGCCAGCGACTTTCCGGTGGCTGCGGCCAAAACCGGCATGCTCTCGTCGGCCGCGATCATCGAAACGGTGAGCGACTGCATCGCAACGCACGAGCTGACGCCGCTGGTGGTAGACCCGGTCATGATCTCGAAGAGCGGGTACAAGCTACTGGCCGACGATGCCATCGACACGCTCATCGAGCGCCTCATCCCGCTGGCCACGGTCATCACGCCCAACCTGCACGAAGCGCGCCACCTGCTGCAGATGGATGTGCAGACCCTCGACGACGCCCGCGCCGCAGCCAAAGCGCTCCACGAGCTCGGTGCCAAGGCCGTGCTTGTGAAAGGCGGGCACCTCAGCGACAGCGACGAGGCCGTCGATGTGCTCTACGACGGCCGTAGCCTGCATACGTTTTCGGCGCCCCGCATCGACACGCCCCATACCCACGGCACCGGCTGCACCTACGCCTCCGCCATCGCCGCACAGCTCGCCCATGGGCGGTCGCTCACGGACGCCGTTGAGCGGGCCAAGCAGTACGTAACGCGCGCCATCGAACAGGCGCTTCCGCTGGGCAGCGGCCACGGCCCCACCAACCACTTTCCCACCCTCGATACGCCGGCGACGACTCCGTCAGCAGCATCTTAG
- a CDS encoding PP2C family protein-serine/threonine phosphatase, with product MAEHTILIVEDDATVRELLRYRLQKQDPYTVRTAANGKEALAIVQESPPDLIISDIMMPEMDGFALQDALQNDRDTRTIPFIFLTARADEPARREGGRLGVDDYITKPFDMERLLSRVQRLLERTTMFREQLDAELSRDFSERLMPKELPAVEGYRLDFHTDSFEQGGGDLFDWTRLSDGTYFFTIGDVMGKGVRAKFYAFSFLSYVRSTLLSLVRDTHAPGALLEKLNTLFLEDNVLDETYASLLLIHWAPDTHTITYANAGHCRPVLYRNDAVAILEESDLLLGLEPDATYHDVSRTLAPGDALFTYTDGLTEHPMADGQFLGEDGLLDHLSAWTDRPEAPVDRLLNEILASSNKEQFTDDVLAFWLGRLDA from the coding sequence ATGGCTGAGCACACTATACTAATTGTTGAGGACGACGCGACGGTGCGCGAGCTCCTGCGCTACCGCTTGCAGAAGCAAGACCCCTACACCGTCCGTACGGCCGCAAACGGAAAGGAAGCCCTTGCCATCGTTCAGGAATCGCCGCCCGATCTTATCATCTCGGACATCATGATGCCGGAGATGGACGGGTTTGCACTGCAAGACGCGCTACAAAACGACCGCGACACGCGCACCATCCCCTTTATTTTTCTCACCGCACGCGCCGATGAGCCGGCGCGCCGCGAGGGCGGACGCCTGGGCGTCGATGATTACATCACCAAGCCGTTCGACATGGAGCGCTTGCTTTCGCGGGTGCAACGGCTGTTGGAGCGCACCACGATGTTTCGGGAGCAGCTGGATGCGGAGCTGAGCCGCGACTTTTCGGAGCGCCTTATGCCCAAGGAGTTGCCCGCCGTAGAGGGCTACCGGCTCGACTTCCACACGGATTCATTCGAGCAGGGCGGCGGTGACTTGTTCGACTGGACGCGCCTTTCCGACGGCACATACTTCTTTACCATCGGCGATGTGATGGGAAAGGGCGTGCGCGCTAAGTTTTATGCGTTTAGCTTTTTGAGTTATGTGCGCAGCACGCTGCTTTCGCTGGTTCGCGACACGCACGCACCCGGCGCACTGCTCGAGAAGCTCAACACGCTTTTTTTGGAAGACAATGTGCTGGATGAGACCTACGCCTCGCTCTTGCTCATCCACTGGGCGCCCGATACGCACACCATTACATATGCCAACGCGGGCCACTGCCGCCCCGTGCTCTACCGCAACGATGCCGTCGCTATCCTAGAGGAGAGCGACCTGCTGCTGGGGCTGGAGCCCGACGCGACGTACCACGATGTGTCGCGCACGCTTGCGCCCGGCGATGCCTTGTTTACCTACACCGACGGTCTTACGGAGCACCCGATGGCCGATGGTCAATTTTTGGGAGAAGACGGCCTGCTCGACCACCTCTCGGCCTGGACCGATCGTCCCGAGGCCCCTGTCGATCGGCTCCTCAACGAAATTCTTGCGAGCAGCAACAAAGAGCAGTTCACCGACGACGTACTTGCCTTCTGGCTGGGACGCCTCGACGCGTAA
- a CDS encoding TonB-dependent receptor translates to MPCLRSLALCFVLVLGGWVVGGVGKGQQAYAQQTDPADDPSSANLPDLSPQRFEIRGTREINFPTIERQPLTGFETPPAVPPAPATHRPYVGTYKQERATLPQNPPAPPTTTPLRLASAPPAYGTLAAAGGLYLTRAVTGHGAVPLDGATALLIDASYTGRSGFQPEGSPLEAQRDAFNGRLGLSSTGGQTSFDGSVHGFWDQYVLYGLEPPGALQETPMRTGGGGGTTLALQHTGALQIESRLTYDVGQWSTDGTATTAPFTAQDLTFDFNTGFTVAQRPARFTSSLHARGLDGASAFSGDSFGADLGLAAGLFQAGALRVYGGLQWLYFSSLRGPVGATPGRTTGSFLAPRFTVSWQPRAALGVYVQNRPSLQPTTVPHLFAESPYLNGAPIVQPTLETTRLEGGVRIAAAPVRVRAFARYRYAPHFRFVTRDTRQLTTGLFRLGYESAQIIEGGASVALEGGLPVQASLGITLRRARLTEPDLAVPNVSPLTLDALVAYPFMDDAARVALQATVAGARYPGLAQAERTGAFIDLDVEGSYTLQPGIRITGALRNIIPGAQTYWAGYPQPAPVLMGGLQFVW, encoded by the coding sequence ATGCCGTGTCTTCGGTCTCTCGCGTTGTGCTTCGTGCTCGTCTTGGGTGGATGGGTTGTAGGGGGCGTTGGAAAGGGGCAGCAAGCGTATGCCCAACAAACCGACCCGGCCGATGACCCGTCGTCGGCCAACCTGCCCGACCTGTCGCCCCAGCGCTTCGAAATACGGGGCACGCGCGAGATCAACTTCCCAACGATTGAGCGGCAGCCGCTTACAGGATTTGAAACGCCGCCCGCCGTGCCCCCAGCGCCCGCGACCCATCGGCCGTATGTAGGCACGTACAAGCAAGAACGCGCAACGCTTCCCCAAAATCCGCCGGCGCCGCCCACCACCACGCCCCTCCGCCTCGCCAGTGCGCCGCCGGCGTACGGCACGCTCGCGGCCGCCGGGGGGCTGTACCTCACCCGCGCAGTAACAGGACACGGTGCCGTGCCGCTGGATGGCGCCACCGCCCTCCTCATCGACGCAAGCTACACCGGGCGTAGCGGATTTCAGCCGGAGGGATCGCCGCTCGAAGCCCAGAGGGATGCTTTCAACGGGCGCTTGGGCTTATCGAGCACGGGAGGGCAAACATCTTTTGACGGCAGCGTCCACGGATTTTGGGATCAGTACGTGCTCTACGGCCTGGAGCCGCCCGGGGCGCTGCAGGAAACGCCGATGCGAACGGGCGGCGGCGGGGGCACAACGCTCGCGCTGCAGCACACGGGTGCCCTGCAGATCGAGAGCCGGCTGACGTACGACGTGGGCCAGTGGTCGACCGATGGCACCGCCACCACGGCGCCCTTCACAGCGCAAGACCTGACGTTCGATTTCAATACCGGATTTACCGTTGCGCAGCGTCCCGCGCGCTTCACGTCGAGCCTGCACGCACGCGGCCTCGACGGTGCCAGCGCGTTTTCCGGCGATAGCTTTGGCGCCGACCTTGGCCTTGCGGCGGGGCTCTTTCAAGCCGGCGCACTGCGCGTGTACGGTGGTTTGCAATGGCTGTACTTCTCGTCGCTTCGCGGGCCGGTCGGGGCAACCCCCGGGCGCACCACGGGCTCCTTTCTGGCGCCGCGCTTTACGGTTTCGTGGCAGCCCCGAGCGGCGCTGGGCGTGTATGTGCAGAACCGTCCGAGCCTGCAGCCAACCACGGTGCCCCATCTCTTTGCCGAAAGTCCGTACCTGAACGGAGCGCCCATTGTGCAGCCCACGCTCGAAACCACGCGCCTGGAGGGCGGCGTCCGGATTGCAGCGGCCCCCGTGCGGGTGCGCGCCTTCGCCCGGTACCGGTACGCCCCGCACTTTCGGTTCGTAACCCGCGATACCCGGCAATTGACGACCGGGCTCTTTCGTTTGGGCTACGAGTCTGCTCAGATTATTGAAGGCGGGGCCTCCGTGGCGCTCGAAGGCGGGCTGCCGGTACAGGCTTCATTGGGGATTACCCTCCGGCGCGCGCGCCTCACCGAACCCGACCTCGCCGTGCCCAACGTCTCGCCCCTTACCCTCGATGCGCTGGTGGCCTATCCGTTCATGGACGATGCCGCTCGCGTCGCCCTGCAGGCTACCGTGGCGGGGGCCCGCTATCCGGGGCTCGCGCAAGCCGAACGCACCGGCGCCTTCATCGACCTCGACGTGGAAGGCAGCTATACGCTACAGCCCGGTATCCGTATCACCGGGGCCCTGCGCAACATCATCCCCGGCGCGCAAACCTACTGGGCGGGCTACCCGCAGCCCGCGCCGGTACTCATGGGAGGGCTCCAATTCGTATGGTAG
- a CDS encoding ABC transporter substrate-binding protein has translation MRIVSLLPAATEWICAFGRADALVGRSHECEFPPEAVQDVPVLTRATYESGDDSAAIDHAVQQHLHDGLSLYAVDLERLRAARPDVIVTQDQCDVCAVSRSDLQHALADWTGTAPEVVSLAPQTLKEVLDDALRLGRTLEALPRAMACIAACERRLRRLHERLGRARRADPSGWPTVACIEWMEPLMTAGHWMPDVVDQAGGRAVCTTGGRPSQRVAWSDLQAADPDVIALLPCGFSIETTRQNLHYLTQRPGWHELSAVRAGRVALLDGNAYFNRPGPRLYRSIELMAAVLHGPSAAITPEAWELQSLAACAAGPSSSA, from the coding sequence ATGCGTATTGTTTCGTTGCTTCCGGCCGCTACCGAGTGGATCTGCGCCTTTGGGCGCGCCGATGCCCTGGTGGGCCGCTCGCATGAATGCGAGTTTCCGCCGGAGGCTGTGCAGGACGTGCCGGTGCTCACGCGTGCTACGTACGAGAGCGGCGACGATTCGGCCGCGATCGACCATGCGGTGCAGCAGCACCTCCACGACGGGCTGAGCCTCTACGCGGTGGATCTGGAGCGCCTGCGGGCTGCGCGGCCGGATGTGATTGTGACGCAAGACCAGTGCGACGTGTGCGCCGTCTCGCGCAGTGACCTGCAGCACGCACTGGCCGACTGGACCGGCACCGCGCCGGAGGTCGTTTCGCTGGCGCCCCAAACGCTCAAAGAAGTGCTCGATGACGCATTGCGGCTTGGGCGCACCCTTGAGGCGTTGCCCCGCGCCATGGCGTGCATTGCCGCGTGTGAGCGGCGCCTGCGGAGGCTCCATGAACGCCTGGGCCGCGCGCGCCGCGCCGACCCCAGCGGGTGGCCTACGGTGGCGTGCATTGAATGGATGGAGCCGCTGATGACCGCGGGCCACTGGATGCCGGATGTCGTCGATCAGGCGGGGGGACGGGCGGTCTGTACCACCGGCGGACGGCCCTCGCAGCGGGTGGCCTGGAGCGACCTGCAGGCCGCCGACCCGGACGTGATCGCCCTCCTCCCGTGCGGGTTTTCCATTGAAACCACCCGGCAGAACCTGCACTACCTCACGCAGCGGCCCGGCTGGCACGAGCTGTCGGCCGTGCGCGCCGGGCGCGTAGCGCTGCTGGATGGCAACGCGTACTTCAACCGTCCGGGCCCGCGCCTGTACCGGTCCATTGAGCTGATGGCGGCCGTGCTGCACGGCCCATCAGCCGCCATCACCCCAGAGGCGTGGGAGCTCCAGTCGCTCGCGGCCTGCGCCGCGGGGCCTTCAAGTTCCGCCTAA
- the groES gene encoding co-chaperone GroES, whose protein sequence is MASLKPLGDRVVVEPKPAEEKTESGLYIPDSAKEKPQKGTVVAIGPGRVENGNRIDMTVDEGDEVLYGKYAGTEVTLDGKDFLIMRENDIFGVVND, encoded by the coding sequence ATGGCAAGCCTCAAGCCGCTTGGCGACCGCGTGGTCGTGGAGCCCAAACCTGCTGAAGAGAAGACCGAGAGCGGGCTCTACATCCCCGACTCGGCCAAAGAGAAGCCGCAGAAAGGCACGGTGGTCGCGATTGGCCCGGGCCGCGTAGAAAACGGCAACCGCATCGACATGACCGTGGACGAGGGCGATGAAGTTCTCTACGGCAAGTACGCGGGCACCGAAGTAACGCTTGACGGCAAAGACTTTCTCATCATGCGTGAGAACGACATCTTTGGCGTCGTCAACGACTAA
- a CDS encoding lysophospholipid acyltransferase family protein, protein MLSARSLLKDSFAHPPAKRPTRWVIRATLLALGHRVEGVIGGERLRRLEGPFVAVLNHSQRTEAFLVPALLAWLRGGRVLRFLADWNFMLVPPVYALYRSARVIPVTRKPARPRWLTPLRRWIAPPPTGFAAARQCLQRGTPVGCFVEGTINRHPRRLLRGQRGAARLSLITQVPVLPVGVQFPYHADPAQPIAEREPLSLHIGPALHPPTDAKNIKRVDAWHATIMRALARQSGTVWAPGAQPRAHPAPLSPA, encoded by the coding sequence ATGCTATCGGCTCGCTCGTTGCTCAAGGATTCGTTTGCGCATCCTCCCGCCAAGCGTCCTACCCGCTGGGTCATTCGGGCCACACTGCTGGCGTTGGGGCATCGCGTGGAAGGCGTGATAGGCGGCGAGCGGCTGCGGCGCCTGGAGGGTCCATTTGTGGCCGTGCTAAACCATAGCCAGCGTACCGAGGCGTTTCTTGTACCGGCGTTGTTGGCGTGGCTCCGGGGCGGCCGCGTGCTCCGGTTTTTGGCCGATTGGAATTTTATGCTTGTGCCGCCGGTCTATGCGCTGTACAGGAGCGCCCGCGTCATTCCCGTCACGCGCAAGCCGGCCCGCCCGCGCTGGCTCACACCGCTACGCCGCTGGATTGCGCCGCCGCCTACGGGCTTCGCCGCGGCGCGGCAATGTTTGCAGCGTGGCACCCCCGTTGGATGCTTCGTTGAGGGTACGATAAACCGGCACCCTCGCCGGCTGCTGCGCGGGCAGCGTGGGGCCGCGCGGTTGTCGCTGATTACGCAGGTGCCGGTGCTTCCGGTGGGGGTGCAGTTTCCGTACCATGCCGATCCCGCCCAGCCCATTGCTGAGCGTGAGCCCCTTAGTCTTCACATCGGGCCCGCGCTTCATCCCCCGACGGATGCAAAGAACATCAAACGGGTGGATGCCTGGCATGCTACCATCATGCGTGCGCTCGCTCGGCAATCGGGGACCGTTTGGGCACCCGGCGCGCAACCTAGAGCACACCCTGCACCGTTATCTCCCGCATAA
- a CDS encoding DedA family protein — protein MPDLSLPSILQWMQAHAVALVFVWLALENVLFFGIVMPGLSVLMVAGVLLYTGDVSPLPILTAAVAGTYLGDNLNFAIGRWGLRRWHFLQRVLDANDDVRSFIDRYPMWIYIFFHFPVYLRSAFPLTLGAMRYPVHRWLLIDGLAAPLFVGAFVGLGYGLASVLLGQRTLLGALHEITQWGNAVALTGSLVFAYGTYRFLRILWRAARHPTTDGSS, from the coding sequence ATGCCCGACCTGTCGCTTCCGTCGATCCTCCAGTGGATGCAAGCACACGCCGTCGCGCTCGTGTTTGTGTGGCTCGCACTCGAAAACGTGCTGTTTTTTGGCATTGTCATGCCTGGCCTTTCGGTGCTGATGGTTGCTGGAGTGCTGCTGTATACCGGCGATGTGTCGCCCCTCCCCATTCTCACGGCGGCCGTAGCCGGCACGTACCTGGGCGACAATCTGAATTTTGCCATCGGACGGTGGGGGCTTCGTCGGTGGCACTTTCTGCAGCGCGTCCTCGATGCAAACGATGACGTACGCTCTTTTATTGACCGGTATCCAATGTGGATCTACATTTTCTTTCATTTCCCTGTGTACCTGCGCTCGGCCTTTCCACTCACGCTTGGCGCCATGCGATATCCCGTGCACCGCTGGCTGCTCATTGACGGCTTGGCCGCTCCGCTATTTGTCGGCGCTTTTGTTGGGCTAGGCTATGGATTGGCCTCCGTCCTGCTCGGGCAGCGCACGCTGCTAGGCGCTCTGCACGAAATTACGCAGTGGGGCAATGCGGTGGCCCTTACCGGATCGCTCGTGTTCGCGTATGGCACGTACCGCTTCCTCCGCATCCTGTGGCGCGCCGCGCGGCATCCAACGACTGATGGCTCCTCCTGA